CGCTCCGAGGGCGATGATGGAAGGGAATTGGAAAGAATTTGCTGGGACGAGTATTTAGACGGGGGTGCGACGGTAGGGCGAGTACTTGGACGACGAGGCATAGGGATGGGAGATCTGACGGCCAAGGATGGTGCCACGTTCGGACCGATTGGACTTAGGGGACGGTGAAATTTGGGGAGGATATGGCGACAAAAGTGTTAGCGAAAGTCATtagacataatttttttttttttttttttactacgaTGGCTCATGTACCTGTCCAAAGAGAAGGAAACGGTGGATAGCTCGTGGGTCACGTGACAGGTAGGAGGGGTTCTGAGGTAGTTTGTTTTGTGGTTGGTTTGGAAGCATAATTGTGTGCGCTCGCGTATGtgcgtgtatatatatatatatatatatatgtaggggattgataacctactctctgttatgataggttatcaatctacccattttttatTGGACAAAAATATCCTTACTTTTTGCAACTCTTAAGAGttattttatgtctttttacagtcccacattaactcaccctctcaacctcccaattaatactctctccctctctctctcatatatatatatatatatatatatatgtgtgtgtgtgtgtgtatgtatatagatacatgtatgtatatacacatgtatatagatacatgtatgtatatatacatatatgtacatgtatacatatatgtatatatacgtacgtatacatgtatatgtgtgtgtgtgtgtatatatatgttcatgtatgcatgtatgtacacATGTATACATGCATGTACACATGtaaatatatgtacatatatgtatatatatatatatgtatacatatatatacatatatgtatactggagagagagagagaggaagagactaTTAATTGGGaggttgagagggtgagttaatgtagaattgtaaaaagacataaaatacccttaagagttataaaaactaagggtattttttgtctatgaaaaaatgggtagattgataacctaccatagcagagagtaggttatcaatccccatatatatctatatatatatatatatatatatatatatatatatatatatatatatatatatatatatatgtatgtatatatatatatatatatgtatgtatatatatatatatatatatgtatgtatatatatatatatatatgtatgtatatatatatatatatatatgtatgtatatatatatatatatgtatgtatatatatatatatatatgtatgtatatatatatatatatatatatgtatgtatatatatatatatatatatgtatgtatatatatatatatatgtatgtatatatatatatatatatatgtatgtatatatatatatatatatatatatatgtatatgtatatgtatatgtatatatgtatatgtatgtatatgtatatgtatatatgtatatgtatgtatgtatatgtatatatgtatatgtatatatatgtatatgtatatatatgtatatgtatatatatgtatatgtatatatgtatatgtatatatgtatatatatgtatatgtatatatgtacatatgtatatgtatatatgtatgtatatatgtatgtatgtatgtatatatgtgtgtatatgtatgtataataAAAATGCTACAAGTGGGTCCACTTAAAAGATGGATGCcgacatcatcttcttcttttttttttgtttcttatatCCCTTTCTTTTCACCTCCTACCCTCAAGCCTTGCTGTAAGCTTCTTTAAaacgaaaattttaaaatagtttgttaagacaaaataaataataagtaATATGAATTTGATTCCGAGAAAATCAAGAGTAATAACTATAATTATTCAAACTCATTTGTGTACTTTTATGTCCTTGAGCAATATcatttgttatttatttttatattattttttagtttgaagattatttttttttagttaatttcTTTGTGTGATGTATTAAATGTGTGATAGTTTGTACAGGATAATTCATAAAACCTTGAATTATAGGTTCATTGGATGCATGCAAATGCAAATAAACACCATGTCTCACTTGTCACATATTTACAAATTTTGTATTGTTTAGGATGTTCAACTGAAGTATAGCTAGATCACATCATTTTTTCAATTCCTCTGGTGGTTAGGATTAAGTTGAGCTAAAGTTTGATTAGGCTATCTAAATAGCAAGTCCAAGTACATTGTCCAACAGAGAGCATCATGTCCATCTAAACTTCCCAAATAACACTAATATACTTGATGAGTAAGTGGGACACAATTAATGGACTTGGTCTGAAATAGGTCTTTTAATTGtacaaaaaaatgatatatgttgcatgtttttttaaatttaaaaaaagagaattttttggaaaaaacaATATAAGGAAAGATTCCATGCTATCCTTGTCCTCCCTTATGGTTGAGTTAGAAAGTCACTATATCTAATTCtagcaaaaaggaaaaagaaaatataaatatcaACTAACTTATTTTTGTTTCTTCTACAATGAGTTATGAACAATCATAGGAAGTTGATCCAACCTATCTATTTTTGACAACATTAAGAAAATCTTTATAATATTTTGGAATTTAGATATTGGGAGCTGACAAATTTAAGGTCTTCTTATATACAATGCATCAACTTATTGGTTATCCCAGCCTCTAGAAAGCTTTGTGTTATTTGTTCCTTATCAATGCACTTCAGAGCCATGGGAACTCCATTTTGCCATGCACTTATTCATAACAAGGATGCTCAATGTCACGTATTTACACATACTCGTGATCTATTGTTGCTATTAGCTAGACTGCTATATAATAAATTTAGATGCATCGTAGTCTAGGATTTTTACCTTAAAGCAAAGTAGCATAAATAGGAACCCATCAAATTTTTGTGATGACCAAAGTGAAAATGATACCTCTGACGATAATTGATCCTATGAAgcatcttctttctctttttttttgttgcaaaaTTTGAGAATGATGCACAAGGCATAGACTACTCCTGTTGGAATATCATTAACATATGTTTCTCGAATGGGGTTTCCTTCTAGTCACTTTTTTCCTATGCTAGTCAATAGAATTATTACACGAGtttcatatttatgtattaCTCCATAATATGTGCACATTTCCTCTCTCAATATGGAAGAAGGCATTATCACCATCCAATTTGTAActaggggctcgtttggttcgcgggaagtattttcctccctaggaatatgattcctggaaagtagattccaaggaagagaatgcctaggaaagtacttggtatatttggttgaccatgggaaagtgacaaatttctaaagtgcttatgtttggttgaccatccactttcatgggaaagttatgtgtaattcctattatacccttaataaaaattaggtctttaatgcctttttaatgcttctttaatgctgaaggatcttttgggaaaaaataaaaatggagtgatttccgcctcatgggaaagtaacttttccatgtttctcatggaaaagacttttccatgaaatatgggaatcatattcccatggtaATACAACTTtcacatctctctcctttgaaaactctaaccaaacaagaggcatctcattacttttccgttgaccacactttcccccttctttttccgcaAACTAAACGAGCCCTAGTTTCATAGCACCATATTATGACATATTATGTCATTTTTGTAGTGTAAAATCTCTAATGTGGCCGTAGTGCCATGTGACAAGGAGGCTATTTTAGGCTTACTTTGTGGCATGTGAGACCAAACAAAAAATTCTTAATACCGGCTATGAGCAAACCCCCATGGCACTACAAGCATCTCATTATTCTCATGGATAAAGTGGTCTCGAAACTTGGGTTCAAAGAAGCAATATATCGTGACAATTTTTTTGTCCCATATCAATCACAACTATGGTCATTTTTGGTCATTTGTGAATTTGTTCCCGACATAGCATTTGAGTCCCACATTTAAAGTTAAaaaatattctattaaattacaGCTAAAGTGTtgtataaaataaatatcaaaaaaataaatatagatttttTAAGCTATTTGGTATAAATATAATttgcttctatttttttataaaaaaattataacctaCTCTTTCTGCAAAAAGGATCTACATTTGTCCCTGCAGTAAATAGTAGAATGCTCGAGAATTATTGAAACTTAAGCTGCAAGCATGAGCATGTTCAATTCCACAAGATTTGGTCCGGGGGATAAACCCCAGATGCGGAAATAACCGGAGAATCGGTTCCCACGCCAACATCGGAAAACCTCCGAAACAACCGGAGATCAGACCTCTCCAAATCTACACTTCCAAATCCAAGGGTCCAACTCCATCACTCGACCGGGGAAATCACTGGAAGGTCCAATCACACGTGGCACTAGTTAATTAGTTCGAATTTCTTGTGTCGGTAAAATCGACGGCGATTTGAGCGCCATGTTGGATTGAGAGCGGTTTGTGATTTTCTTGGGCCGCTTAGTTTTCGAACGGGAAGAGGGGAGGCGAAGATTCGGCATATACGGCTCTGGAAACAGCCGAGCTATAAATTCCAAAAGGGACACAAATATTTGCGCTCCTCCGCCCGTCCTCATCACCCCTTCTtcgaatctctctctctctctctctctccagaagGCCTCCTTTTTCGAACCCTAGTTCTCTCCTGCTACGCCTGTGATCCGAGTGGAAAAGTCTGATCAAGATTTCTGGAGCGCCGAGGAATCCGTGCCGGGGCTCTCGGATCTGGCAATGGAGGCCCAACGAGGCCGGATCTGATACCGATGATCTCGGGGTCAGTGCAATGCGGTGCTTCAGGTTGGATCTTTGGGGAGTCTCGAGACGATAGGGATCGAATCCGATGAATCTTTTTGAAAATTTAACGATCTTTCGAATCCTTGGAGGTAGGTGATTTCGGCTCTGCGTTTCCGTTTCTTTTGTCTATCGTTGGCTGGATGTTGGTTTCTGCAAAGAGTTAGGGCAATTTGCGTAAATTAGGGTTATTAACAACTTGGTAGCACAGTTTGGCGTCGTTCTTGTTATATTTGCCTTTCGTTGCTGTCAAAAAAAAGGATTTGAGCAGTGTGGGGCTATGGGTGGTGCTTAATTTCTTGGTTGAATAGTTTTCTTGGAGTCTGGATATTTCTTGTACTGTGAATCATCGAGTATCAACATTCTTGAAGCAATTAATAGCTAGATCACACTTTTGATAAGATATGGTGAACAATGGAGAGATGATCGTCTACTAGGGATATATCATCGTGGAAATTGCCTGGTATGCTAGATTGAAATATTCAAGAAATTGAAATTCCTCTGGTTGATGTTGATTTATTTTCGGTCGATGACGGAAAGGCAGGCAATTTCCTGCGGACTGCGATTTTTGGAGCTATGTCTGCTAAAGCTAAGGCTTGCACGGAGATAATATAGACGACTATAATCCTGCTGCAAGCAAGGACCTGTTTTGAATTGGCAGAGTCACAGTTCCTTGAAGTAGGTTTCCTGGGGTACTATGGAGCTACAGGGCCTTCCAACGAGGCTTGAACCATCCGCAACTTCTACAGGGCAGGACAAATTTAGCAAATCCCAGAGGATTCGGCACAAGAGTGTGCAGTTTGAAGACTCATTTACTTTTGACGAGAATTCAAGAGTGATATACATCAATGATCCAAGAAGGACGAATGACAAGTACGAGTTCAGTGGGAATGAGATCCGGACAAGTAAGTATACTGTAATCACATTTCTGCCCAAAAACCTGTTCATCCAATTCCACCGAGTAGCATATTTATACTTCCTAGCAATTGCTGCTCTTAATCAGCTTCCTCCTCTGGCCGTCTTTGGAAGGACGGTGTCTTTATTTCCCCTCCTCTTTGTGCTTTCTGTGACTGCTATTAAAGATGGCTATGAAGATTGGCGCAGGCATAGATCTGATCGGAAAGAGAATAACCGAGAGGCACAAGTTTTCCAATCTGGCCACTTTCAGGCAAAGAAATGGAAAAATATACGTGCTGGAGAGGTTGTGAGAATCCATTCTGATGAAACAATCCCTTGTGACATAGTTCTGTTAAGGACTAGCGATCCGAATGGAGTAGCATATGTTCTGACAATGAATTTAGATGGTGAATCAAACTTAAAGACAAGATATGCACGGCAAGAAACAACTTTCATGGACTGGGAGCATGGTCCATTTACAGGGTTGATCAGATGTGAGCAGCCAAATAGAAATATTTATGAATTTACAGCCAATATGGAATTCAATGGGCAGAGGATTCCCCTTGGCCAGTCAAACATTATTTTACGTGGCTGCCAACTTAAGAATACAGAATGGGTTGTTGGTGTTGTGGTTTATGCTGGTCAGGAAACCAAAGCAATGTTGAACAGCACAGTGTCACACTCCAAAAGGAGCAAATTAGAAAGCTATATGAACAGGGAAACCCTGTGGTTGTCAGTTTTTCTCTTTGTCATATGTGCAGTGGTAGCAATAGGGATGGGGTTATGGCTAAAACGTCATGGTAATCAGCTTGATACCCTACCTTATTACCGAAGGAgctatttcacaaatggtcgaGATAATGGAAAGGAATACAGATATTATGGAATTCCTATGGAGACACTTGTCTCATTTTTTAGCTCTGTCATAGTGTTTCAAATAATGATACCTATATCTTTGTACATCACAATGGAGCTGGTCCGGTTGGGTCAGTCATACTTCATGATTGGGGATGCCCAGATGTATGATAGTGGTTCAGGCTCAAGGTTTCAGTGTCGATCCTTAAACATAAATGAGGATCTAGGTCAGATACGTTATGTATTTTCAGATAAAACAGGAACTCTGACTGAGAATAAGATGGAATTTCGGAGGGCTAGTGTGTATGGAAAGGATTATGGAAACTTGCGTAAAACTAGTCACTCATTGCAGGAAATTTGCATTTCAGGTGATTTTTATTCTGTGCAGTTACTATTAAATGCTGTTCTCTAGTATGATTATGTGCTCTTGGTACTTTGATTTCATTCAGTTGTTAGCATTGTTAATGCAGCATTGATAAATGCCAGAATATTGCTATGCTAGATATTCATTATGCTATTGTTTTGTTCTGCTTGCTGTATGTTTGCAATGTAGGTTCTACCCCTTCTTTTAGTGTTTGTGTTTTACTTACGCTGAGTTAAACATACAATCATGTTTATCAGATAAAATTAACAACAAATGTGATGTAGTGACTTTAAGCAAATAAgtaggagaaaaagagaagagtaaGAACGAGGATTTGGTTGGTGGGATGTCGGTTGGGTGGGGAGGCAGTTCCACACACAGTGTAGTCATGTGGCAATAAAAGTAGCCCACCTGTTTGGCCTAAGTTCATGGGCTTAATTACATAATCTCAAGTAATGTGAGTAAATCAAAAAACATGCAAGACATTATGTACAATGATAGAAAAGCCAGTTCTGTAACAAAATCTATGGTTGTTGTTGCTATAATCCTTATAATTTGGATTATTCTATTAGTAACATTCAATAAAATTGGTTACTTTTCTTGTTTCTCAGCATTTAGTTTTTAAGTAACTATGGTTTCTTATGGGGATTTGTAAGAATTTTACTTATTTATCATATGGTGTTTgatttacaattaaaaaattttaatcctgcTTCATATGAGTTGGTAAGTAAGATTCAGAAAGCTTACCCTTGTACAGGATACAGCCTGCTGGTTATGTTTATGGTCTTCTTGCCTGTTTCCATCTTATCTGTGCTTATGAATGaaagaatgaatgaataaaaagtAAATAGGAATTTTCTATTCATTTCCACCCCTCCCCCCATATTGGAGGCTCTATAAGTGTCTAATGTTTTATCAGAACATTGGCATGTTATATATGTAAATTGATCACTATGATGATCTAGGATGACTACAAATGCATTCTTACCAGATTTATTTAAACTGACATGTGAGACATGTACATGTCATACATATGGAAACTGGTTAAATATTTATCTGTTTTTATGATGCCATTCCAGAGACTATTTTGTATCCTAAAGTTGTTACTTTTGCTGATTTGAACTGCATGGGCATCAGGAGGTCCCAGACGGAAGCTAAGTTCAGATATCAATGTTGATCCTGAACTTTTGGCACTATTGCACAAAGACTTGGTTGGAGAGGAACGAATTGCTGCTCATGAGTTTTTCCTTACTTTGGCCGCCTGTAACACTGTCATTCCAATAGCTAGCCGAAGTTTGTCTCCTAGTGCCAATGACTCACATGATGAGATAGAAGCAATTGATTATCAGGGTGAGTCTCCTGATGAACAAGCATTAGTTGCTGCAGCTTCAGCTTATGGTTATGCTCTCATTGAACGTACATCAGGCCACATTGTTATTGATGTCAATGGTGATAGGCTAAGGTAAACTATCATGTTCAGTATCACATAGATACATTATGCCAGTTGTGGTATTTCTATTGCAAGAATTGTTAGGCTACAGTGTTGCAGGCTGCATCTTGTGGTTtccttttagatttttttttgaagcttttaattgtttttttttaaatcattgTTTCACCATCAAACCAGGTTGGAAGTACTTGGTCTGCATGAGTTTGATAGTGTGCGGAAAAGAATGTCTGTGGTTATTAGATTTCCTAATGGTGCTGTGAAGGTGTTTGTTAAGGGTGCCGATAGTTCAATGCTCAGTGTTCTCGACGAACTGAATGACCAGGGGCACAAAGGAGACAGGAGCAGCAAAGTAAAATATGCAACAGAGAATCACTTGACAAATTATTCATCACAGGGTTTACGCACCCTGGTAATTGCTGCGAGAGATCTCAGTGATGGAGAATTCGAGGAATGGCAGATCAAGTATGAAGAAGCTAGTACATCATTAAGTGAGAGGTCAGCTAAGCTTCGTCAGGCAGCTGCTCTTATTGAATGCAATTTAAGCCTTCTTGGGGCTACTGCAATTGAAGATAAACTGCAAGATGGTGTGCCTGAAGCTATAGAATCCCTACGTCAAGCAGGAATTAAGGTTTGGGTTCTCACAGGAGATAAGCAAGAGACTGCAATTTCGATAGGTTTTTCATGCAAGCTCCTGACGCAAGATATGCATCAAATTATTATAAATGGTGCTTCAGAGAGGGAATGCAGGAGTCTGTTGGCCGATGCTAAGGCCAAATATGGAGTAAAATCAACAAACTGTGCCACTAGGACCTTGAAGTCTAAGAAAAAATTCTATAATCATTATCTTGAGACTCCTGATGATGCAAAAACTTCTAGGGATTTGATAGCTAACAGAGGGCCACAAGCTCTTGGGTCTAATGTGGCTGTTGTTAATATGACAGGATCCTGTGGAGAGATTTTGACAAGTTTAGCAAATGCTCCACTGGCACTCATAATTGATGGAAACAGTCTTGTTTACATCTTAGAGAAAGACCTGGAGACAGAGGTATGTATTCTGCTTTATTTCATTTATAGCATGTTTGATACCCTATTAATTTTCGGGACATTTGATCTCTTGCATCATAGCCTCCCTTCAGTGTTACTGTGTGGAAATGCTTGAAGAAGAGGGCTGGCTTCTAATGCTGAAAACCAGCATTATTGCTTGTTTCAGTCAACttaatttcctttttctttcctactTCCACAGCTTTTCGATTTGGCAACTGCTTGTAGGGTTGTGCTTTGCTGTCGGGTTGCTCCATTGCAAAAAGCTGGAATTGTTGATTTAGTTAAAAACAGGACAAATGATATGACTCTGGCTATAGGTGATGGTGAGTGAACTATTTGCAAGTTTGTTTGCTGTTCTTATGTCTATGCTTTGTGTTTTATTTGCCACTTGCACTCAGGTATTTTACCATGAACTTGCTTTTCCTTCCACCAATGCAGCAATTCTTTCACATGAGTGTTAGTGCACCTGGCAAGACTGAGATCCAATTGTAGTTCCATATGAGAAAATCTGTTTATCaccataaccataaccatccAGCTATCTGGTGCTGGCTTTAGAGATATTCATTTGCCTGGTACTGCTATGTAGGGCCGTCTTTGATGTTATTTCAAGCTTCTCCATGTCTTTCCTCACAACCTCCACCTGTGTCACCTTTGGTCTTCCCCTCCTTTTCCTACATCCTCCGCATGAGAAGTATATATGTACCAGAATTTGGATGTGGAGCGCTTAAACAGTGCAAACATTAAATACGCCAAAGAAacaataaagaacattttttTGTGTTTATTGATGTATTAATGCCTGTATTCTGATAAAATGTTAATGACAGGGTAAATCTTATTTGATCTGAAGTTGGGAAATATTGATAGGGTAAGGGAAGATAATGTATGCCCAATAAAAGAGAAGATAATGGCATTTTAGAGGCCTACCTAGGTTTTATTTTGGTTTGGTTAAAAGGGAAAGGAACTTGTAGTTTGCTAATGGGGTAAGAGGAAGATAGTATCGACAGTCaataaacaaaagaaagggGACGATAGTAATGCTTTATATAGAACTCTAGGTGTTATGAACAACTTGAACCATCTGATCTAGCATTTTTAAGAGGCACAAGCTTTTGTGCTTGGAAAACTCAAGTTCTAGTCTTTCAAAATAGGACACGCGAAAAAAAAACTCTGGCAAATCTTAAAAAGACAGCCTAGTTATTTTCCAAGCAAACCTAAGTAAGAACTGTCCCTTGGCTATACCAGTACATGGATTTAGTTACCGCCTTTTTTTGATCATTTCAATAACCAAGTAGCTTTCCACTTACATCAATTTTGACAGGGGCAAACGATGTATCAATGATCCAAATGGCAGATGTTGGTGTTGGCATATGTGGTCAAGAAGGTCGTCAGGCAGTAATGGCATCAGATTTTGCTATGGGTCAATTTCGTTTTCTCAAAAAATTGCTTCTTGTACATGGTCACTGGAATTATCAGCGTGTTGGTTATTTGGTTTTGTACAACTTCTACCGGAATGCTGTATTTGTGTTAATGCTATTCTGGTATGCATGCTTAATcttctattccatcttcattttcattttcttatATGTTAAAACCACTTCTTAAGCATGTTGCTTCTGTCTTTGTTAATTAATAAAGCTAGTgctagaagagagagagagaggcatggCTCCATCTATGGCTAATAGTTTGGTTTTTAGTGCAATAGGGAGGGAGTTCAATATTCTGTAATGGGAAATCCTCAATGTTGGCTTAATCTGTAGTCATGTACCCCTTTAAGCACACTTGAGTTCTATATATTTTAAGCAAACGGATAGTATGTTAAGTATTTGAATGAGATCTCAATAATCTGAAGACATAGTTTCACAAGAAAAGCAAGGGGGCAGGCATCCTGCTAACTTGCACTATTGCTAGATAATTGGAATGAAACGAATCAGAAGTTGTGGGTCCAATATATTGCTCGGTCAACACTGCCACAAGTTGCTAGTCAGATAAATTCATATGAcaagaggagagaaggtggaGAAGGAAAAGGGACACTAGAGAGGGAGAGCAAGAACATGAAAAATGCTCTAAATGATATACTGCATTACCTTGTGCAATGCCAAGATTCGTTAAGCCTTTATGATGATTCTGTGCAGAACAAAAAGAGGATGGTAATAAAACATTAAAGCCAGGATTGGCTGGTTGCCTAACATAAAACAAATGCATAGTTCGATAATGAACATATAAAATATGAGGAAATGCCATCATATACCTATAAACAAAGATTTAATGGATATATTTGGGAAGGTATGCAATGGGAACCCATTTCCACTGTGAAtttgaaaggaagaaaagaaagcagtGAAGAAATGTTTAATGCCATATGATTGGAATATTTAGAATAGAGTACAGCATGTAATATGTCAGAATATTACCACAGgaaatggaagaacataaggaTAACTAAACATTGCATTGAAGAAGTTCAAATGGACTTGCTACATCTAGAACTACAATTGGTTTATTTGCATGGAAGTGTAACTCTAGAAAAGGAATTGAATCACTTTGAGATTGAGGCCTCTATCTAATGAGGGGGAAAAAAGAGGTGCTGACTTTCTCTTTTAACACTCCTTTTTTATGATGGTTCATATGTTTAGTACACCATGATATTCAGTGGAGGCGTAGGGCTGTGAACAAGCCTAAACATTAACTCTGACCCAGATGTAAGCAGATCATAATAAGGTAGTTAAGTGTTGAAGTGGTAGTCCTGACCAAGGAGCTCAACAAGGATAGCTATTGATGAGGCAATGGATCCCTATCAAGAGCTAGGTACAGATTATATTAAATTCTAGTCCTAAGTGCATCATTTTGTGCAAGTATCAGCCTTGAAGTTCTAGTGCTCAGAATTGAAGGATTGTTGAGGCATTGGCTTCCTGGAACAAATATTGTGCAAGAATGGTGGCGTTAAATTATAGAACTTTTAGATTGTTTATTTCTTCTCTCTGAGTGGATTAAAAATTAGTAGTTAACGCTCTCTGGCTGCACTTGACTTCATATAGAAATCAGAGAAGTAAATGTAAATGAGCAAGATGGATTATAACAAGTAAACTAAATAATGTTGGGCAGTTCCTTAGGGGTCGTAAAAAGACGCCGATACTTTTATTGGTTTGTTGTTAATTCAACTTTTCCAAGGAGCTCAGCACCCCTACATCATGTTACATCACATAAGTGGCATGGTCTGGATGCTTACCATCGGGATGGGCCCACGTCTGTTACCATTAGagtccaaaagcttaagctgttaGGGAGTGGGCCAACTAACTATGTATATTAGGCTTACTACCTCTAACAGTCAGCTTGATCATGCATGTGGAGATCGCAATGGGGGCAAGATGCAACCAGGTTAATTAATTAAAGAACTGATCTGGGAGAGATTTGAACTCACAGAGTCCAATAAACTTAGCTTTAAAGTTTGCCATGATAACCATGTTATGTGACCATTAGAACTCAAAAGTTTAAGCACTTAGGGAATGAGTCAGCAATCTATATCAGGCTTAACAATGTCATGGCCCATGAGTTGAGCACTTACACAGACTCTTAGAAACAAAAGTCACCAAATAATGGTGTTGAAACTGTTCTCAAGTCTCAACCATCCTCCAATTCCCTCTCCCTTAGCCATCCTAAGTTCTGAATTGCAAATAGCGAATATATG
The Phoenix dactylifera cultivar Barhee BC4 chromosome 3, palm_55x_up_171113_PBpolish2nd_filt_p, whole genome shotgun sequence DNA segment above includes these coding regions:
- the LOC103706243 gene encoding phospholipid-transporting ATPase 1-like encodes the protein MELQGLPTRLEPSATSTGQDKFSKSQRIRHKSVQFEDSFTFDENSRVIYINDPRRTNDKYEFSGNEIRTSKYTVITFLPKNLFIQFHRVAYLYFLAIAALNQLPPLAVFGRTVSLFPLLFVLSVTAIKDGYEDWRRHRSDRKENNREAQVFQSGHFQAKKWKNIRAGEVVRIHSDETIPCDIVLLRTSDPNGVAYVLTMNLDGESNLKTRYARQETTFMDWEHGPFTGLIRCEQPNRNIYEFTANMEFNGQRIPLGQSNIILRGCQLKNTEWVVGVVVYAGQETKAMLNSTVSHSKRSKLESYMNRETLWLSVFLFVICAVVAIGMGLWLKRHGNQLDTLPYYRRSYFTNGRDNGKEYRYYGIPMETLVSFFSSVIVFQIMIPISLYITMELVRLGQSYFMIGDAQMYDSGSGSRFQCRSLNINEDLGQIRYVFSDKTGTLTENKMEFRRASVYGKDYGNLRKTSHSLQEICISGGPRRKLSSDINVDPELLALLHKDLVGEERIAAHEFFLTLAACNTVIPIASRSLSPSANDSHDEIEAIDYQGESPDEQALVAAASAYGYALIERTSGHIVIDVNGDRLRLEVLGLHEFDSVRKRMSVVIRFPNGAVKVFVKGADSSMLSVLDELNDQGHKGDRSSKVKYATENHLTNYSSQGLRTLVIAARDLSDGEFEEWQIKYEEASTSLSERSAKLRQAAALIECNLSLLGATAIEDKLQDGVPEAIESLRQAGIKVWVLTGDKQETAISIGFSCKLLTQDMHQIIINGASERECRSLLADAKAKYGVKSTNCATRTLKSKKKFYNHYLETPDDAKTSRDLIANRGPQALGSNVAVVNMTGSCGEILTSLANAPLALIIDGNSLVYILEKDLETELFDLATACRVVLCCRVAPLQKAGIVDLVKNRTNDMTLAIGDGANDVSMIQMADVGVGICGQEGRQAVMASDFAMGQFRFLKKLLLVHGHWNYQRVGYLVLYNFYRNAVFVLMLFWYILCTAFSTTSALTDWSSVLYSLIYTSVPTIVVGILDKDLSHKTLLQCPKLYCAGHRHESYNMHLFWLTMVDTLWQSVVLFYIPIFTYRNSTIDIWSIGSLWTIAVVVLVNVHLAMDIRRWVLITHIAIWGSIIITYVCIVIIDLIPNFPNYWTIFHLACSWTYWLTILLTTILALLPRFICKVTWQIFWPSDIQIAREAEKLRTRPFGIEI